Proteins encoded together in one Stutzerimonas stutzeri window:
- the hemN gene encoding oxygen-independent coproporphyrinogen III oxidase, whose product MDQLPSFNRALVEKYDRPGPRYTSYPTAPQFHQAFAEDDYRAAAARSNQAQPPKPLSVYIHIPFCKSLCYYCACNKIITHKTERAVEYLEYLKREIAMQGALFDRSRKLTQLHLGGGTPTYFTSEQLADLMASLHQAFNMDDSDSHEFSLEVDPRTVTPEQIHGLRKLGFNRLSFGVQDFDEQVQIAVNRIQTEEQTRELVQAARDARFKSVSVDLIYGLPLQTVASFDATLSKIIDIRPDRIAAYSYAHLPDLVRAQKLIRPEDMPPPERKLELLELTIQRLTAAGYVYIGMDHFSLPEDELTLARANGTLQRNFQGYSTHADCDLIGLGISSIGKVADSYSQNVKELSQYYARLNDGMLPVHRGYKLSDDDRLRRDVIVSLMCHGRIDYRQIEQKHGIDFRSYFADSLAKLAEPVADGLVELRDDALILLPQGQLMMRNVAMAFDAYLGGEQRGRFSRTV is encoded by the coding sequence ATGGACCAACTGCCGAGCTTCAACCGGGCCCTGGTCGAGAAATACGACCGTCCCGGTCCACGCTACACGTCCTACCCTACTGCCCCGCAGTTCCATCAGGCCTTCGCCGAGGACGACTACCGCGCTGCCGCTGCGCGCAGCAATCAGGCGCAGCCGCCCAAGCCGCTGTCGGTGTACATCCACATCCCGTTCTGCAAGAGCCTGTGCTACTACTGCGCCTGCAACAAGATCATCACCCACAAGACCGAGCGCGCCGTCGAGTACCTCGAGTACCTCAAGCGCGAGATCGCCATGCAGGGTGCGCTGTTCGACCGCTCGCGCAAGCTGACCCAGCTGCACCTGGGCGGTGGCACACCGACCTATTTCACCAGCGAACAGCTGGCCGACCTGATGGCGAGCCTGCATCAGGCGTTCAACATGGATGACAGCGACAGCCACGAGTTCTCCCTTGAGGTGGACCCGCGCACCGTCACCCCGGAGCAGATCCACGGCTTGCGCAAGCTCGGCTTCAACCGCCTGAGCTTCGGCGTGCAGGACTTCGACGAGCAGGTGCAGATCGCCGTCAACCGCATCCAGACCGAGGAGCAGACCCGCGAACTGGTCCAGGCCGCCCGTGATGCGCGCTTCAAGTCGGTCAGCGTCGACCTGATCTACGGCCTGCCCCTGCAGACCGTCGCCAGCTTCGATGCCACGCTGAGCAAGATCATCGACATCCGCCCGGACCGCATCGCCGCGTACAGCTACGCGCACCTGCCGGATCTGGTGCGCGCGCAGAAGCTGATTCGCCCCGAGGACATGCCGCCGCCCGAGCGCAAACTGGAACTGCTGGAGCTGACCATTCAGCGCCTGACCGCGGCTGGCTACGTCTACATCGGCATGGACCACTTCTCGCTACCCGAGGACGAGCTGACCCTGGCCCGCGCCAACGGCACTCTGCAGCGCAACTTCCAGGGCTACTCCACCCATGCCGACTGCGACCTGATCGGGCTGGGCATTTCCTCCATCGGCAAGGTCGCCGACAGCTACAGCCAGAACGTCAAGGAGCTCTCGCAGTACTACGCGCGACTGAACGACGGCATGCTGCCGGTGCACCGTGGTTACAAGCTGAGCGACGACGATCGGCTGCGCCGCGATGTGATCGTCTCGTTGATGTGCCATGGGCGTATCGATTACCGGCAGATCGAACAGAAGCACGGCATCGACTTCCGCAGCTATTTTGCCGACTCGCTGGCCAAACTGGCCGAGCCGGTCGCCGATGGTCTGGTGGAGCTGCGCGACGATGCGCTGATTCTGCTGCCGCAGGGGCAGCTGATGATGCGCAACGTCGCCATGGCTTTCGATGCCTATCTCGGTGGCGAGCAGCGCGGGCGCTTCTCGCGCACCGTCTGA
- a CDS encoding methyl-accepting chemotaxis protein, translated as MNNSAPRQMSVQTKINLALVLVLVAIMSASLFIAASTEKRLVLQVVEQQTKDAADSYFDSINTMMLTGTMAQREVLRNKILARPGVIDARIIRGDEVTKVFGPGYAHQAPADALDRQALTGESIIQVDKKDGGRVLTVINPILAHADYRGTNCLTCHQVAENAVMGAVRISYDLKALDQEVDRNILVSGAIQLLLLIVGVVVMCMTVRHVILRRINAMRHTMDSMAEDEDLSRSVAVGAKDEIGAMGDAFNRMIGKFRHSLEAVAGVTHQLTDVSERVSHVAEKTLAAVNDQRSETDLVASAMNEMSATVQEVARNASHTATASTGADNESKAGVKVASEALDGIEVLIAEIEKAAEVIQRVESDSASIDMVLGVINGIAEQTNLLALNAAIEAARAGEQGRGFAVVADEVRTLASRTQKSTEEIQAMIEQLQSGVRNAVQAMKEAQLRARSGSQCVEKAAQSLSVIANEVGTINEMNTQIATAAEQQSAVAEEINRNITTISRIADTTSADAAQTSQISDELVRLATELNRLVGQFKL; from the coding sequence ATGAACAACTCCGCCCCTCGACAAATGTCCGTGCAGACGAAGATCAACCTGGCGCTGGTGCTGGTGCTGGTGGCGATCATGTCGGCCTCGCTGTTCATCGCTGCCAGCACGGAGAAGCGGCTGGTTCTGCAGGTGGTCGAGCAGCAGACCAAGGATGCCGCCGACTCGTACTTCGACAGCATCAACACCATGATGCTGACCGGTACCATGGCGCAGCGCGAGGTGCTGCGAAACAAGATCCTGGCACGCCCCGGCGTCATCGATGCGCGCATCATCCGAGGCGATGAAGTGACCAAGGTGTTCGGTCCCGGTTACGCGCATCAGGCGCCTGCCGACGCGCTCGATCGTCAGGCGTTGACGGGCGAGTCGATCATTCAGGTCGACAAGAAGGATGGCGGCCGGGTGCTGACCGTGATCAACCCGATCCTTGCCCATGCCGACTACCGCGGAACCAACTGCCTGACCTGCCACCAGGTCGCCGAGAACGCCGTCATGGGCGCCGTGCGCATCAGCTACGACCTCAAGGCGCTGGATCAGGAGGTCGACCGCAATATCCTCGTCAGCGGCGCGATCCAGTTGTTGTTGCTGATTGTCGGCGTGGTGGTGATGTGCATGACCGTCCGCCATGTGATCCTGCGTCGTATCAACGCCATGCGCCACACCATGGACAGCATGGCCGAAGACGAGGACCTCAGCCGCAGTGTCGCGGTCGGTGCAAAGGATGAAATCGGCGCCATGGGCGATGCCTTCAACCGCATGATCGGCAAGTTCCGCCATAGCCTGGAAGCAGTCGCCGGGGTCACGCACCAGCTCACCGATGTGTCCGAACGCGTCTCCCATGTCGCGGAAAAGACCCTGGCCGCGGTCAACGACCAGCGCAGCGAGACCGATCTGGTCGCCTCGGCGATGAACGAGATGAGTGCCACCGTGCAGGAAGTGGCGCGCAACGCCAGCCATACGGCAACTGCTTCCACCGGAGCGGACAATGAATCGAAGGCCGGCGTGAAGGTCGCCAGCGAAGCGCTGGATGGTATCGAAGTGCTGATCGCCGAAATCGAAAAGGCCGCCGAGGTGATCCAGCGGGTCGAGAGCGACAGCGCCAGCATCGACATGGTGCTCGGCGTGATCAACGGCATCGCCGAGCAGACCAACCTGCTGGCGCTGAACGCCGCGATCGAAGCAGCCCGCGCCGGCGAACAGGGCCGCGGCTTCGCGGTGGTGGCTGACGAGGTGCGTACCCTCGCCTCGCGCACGCAGAAGTCCACCGAAGAAATTCAGGCCATGATCGAGCAGCTGCAAAGCGGCGTGCGCAACGCGGTACAGGCGATGAAGGAGGCGCAGCTGCGTGCGCGTTCCGGCTCGCAGTGCGTCGAGAAAGCCGCACAGAGCCTGAGCGTGATTGCCAACGAAGTGGGCACCATCAACGAGATGAACACCCAGATCGCCACGGCTGCCGAACAGCAGAGTGCGGTGGCCGAGGAGATCAACCGCAACATCACCACCATCAGCCGCATTGCCGACACCACCTCGGCCGACGCGGCACAAACCTCGCAGATCAGCGATGAACTGGTGCGCCTGGCTACCGAACTGAACCGTCTGGTCGGCCAGTTCAAGCTCTGA
- the galU gene encoding UTP--glucose-1-phosphate uridylyltransferase GalU, which translates to MIKKCLFPAAGYGTRFLPATKAMPKEMLPVVNKPLIQYGVEEALAAGLTQIAMVTGRGKRSLEDHFDISYELEHQIRNTDKEKYLVGIRRLIDECSFSYTRQVEMKGLGHAILSGRPLIGDEPFAVVLADDLCINLDGDPVLAQMVKLYNQFRCSIVAIQEVPPEETSKYGVIAGEMIRDDIFRVSHMVEKPKPEDAPSNLAIIGRYILTPDIFELIEQTEPGKGGEIQITDALMKQAKDGCVLAYKFKGQRFDCGSAEGYIEATNFCYENFYLTGKAF; encoded by the coding sequence ATGATCAAGAAATGCCTTTTTCCCGCTGCCGGATATGGCACCCGTTTTCTCCCCGCAACCAAGGCCATGCCCAAGGAAATGCTGCCGGTGGTGAACAAGCCGCTGATCCAGTACGGGGTAGAGGAGGCGCTGGCGGCAGGGCTCACGCAGATCGCCATGGTCACCGGGCGCGGCAAGCGCTCGCTCGAAGACCACTTCGATATCAGCTATGAGCTCGAGCATCAGATTCGCAACACCGACAAGGAAAAGTACCTCGTCGGTATTCGTCGCCTGATCGACGAGTGCAGCTTTTCCTACACCCGTCAGGTGGAAATGAAGGGGCTGGGCCACGCGATTCTCAGCGGCCGTCCGCTGATCGGTGACGAGCCGTTCGCCGTGGTGCTGGCAGACGACCTGTGCATCAACCTCGATGGCGACCCGGTGCTGGCGCAGATGGTCAAACTGTACAACCAGTTCCGCTGCTCGATCGTGGCGATCCAGGAAGTACCGCCGGAAGAAACCAGCAAGTACGGCGTGATTGCCGGCGAGATGATTCGCGACGACATCTTCCGCGTCAGCCACATGGTCGAAAAGCCCAAGCCGGAAGACGCCCCGTCGAACCTGGCGATCATCGGCCGTTACATCCTAACCCCGGACATCTTCGAGCTGATCGAGCAGACCGAGCCGGGCAAGGGCGGTGAAATCCAGATCACCGACGCGCTGATGAAGCAGGCAAAGGACGGTTGCGTGCTGGCCTACAAATTCAAAGGACAGCGTTTCGACTGCGGTAGCGCCGAGGGTTACATCGAGGCGACCAACTTCTGCTACGAGAACTTCTACCTCACCGGTAAGGCGTTCTGA
- a CDS encoding VOC family protein: protein MRPTLTHLALHVPDLDACIAFYTRFCGMRVFHERPGKGSRIVWMAEPGKEREFIFVIMPGGMDRSLAENDYSHFGFAMASREEVDMVAELARADGCLIWEPRDEPYPVGYYCGVRDPAGNYVEFSYGQPLGPGAEELPTP, encoded by the coding sequence ATGCGCCCCACCCTCACCCACCTGGCGCTGCATGTGCCAGACCTGGACGCCTGTATCGCCTTCTACACGCGGTTTTGCGGAATGCGGGTGTTCCACGAGCGCCCGGGCAAAGGCTCACGCATCGTCTGGATGGCCGAGCCCGGCAAGGAGCGTGAGTTCATCTTCGTGATCATGCCGGGCGGCATGGATCGCTCGCTGGCGGAGAACGACTACAGCCATTTCGGTTTCGCCATGGCCAGTCGGGAGGAAGTGGATATGGTAGCCGAATTGGCGCGCGCGGATGGCTGCTTGATCTGGGAGCCGCGCGACGAGCCCTATCCGGTGGGCTACTACTGTGGGGTACGCGACCCGGCGGGCAATTATGTGGAGTTCAGCTATGGCCAGCCGCTCGGGCCGGGCGCCGAGGAATTGCCCACGCCATAA
- the gorA gene encoding glutathione-disulfide reductase codes for MAYDFDLFVIGAGSGGVRAARFAAGFGAKVAVAESRYLGGTCVNVGCVPKKLLVYGAHYAEDIGQAQGYGWTIDGATFDWKTLIANKDREIQRLNGIYRSILVDSGVTLLQARAQLVDAHTVEVEGKRYSAEHILIATGGWPHVPEIPGREHAITSNEAFYLDALPRRVLVVGGGYIAVEFASIFHGCGADTKLLYRGELFLRGFDGSLRDHLKDEMIKKGVDLQFNADVVHIDKLADGSLLATLEDGRTLEADCIFYATGRRPMIDGLGLEAAGVALDARGFIAVDDEYRTSVPSILAIGDVIGRVQLTPVALAEGMAVARRLFKPEQYRKVDYSTIPTAVFSLPNMATVGLTEEQAREQGYKVTLFESRFRPMKLTMTDSLERSLMKLVVDAHTDRVLGCHMAGPDAGEIMQGLAVALKAGATKQVFDETLGIHPTAAEEFVTMRTPAAI; via the coding sequence ATGGCTTACGACTTCGATCTATTCGTCATCGGTGCGGGTTCCGGTGGCGTACGTGCGGCGCGCTTCGCTGCAGGCTTTGGCGCGAAAGTGGCCGTCGCCGAGAGCCGCTACCTGGGCGGCACCTGCGTCAACGTCGGCTGTGTGCCGAAGAAGCTGCTGGTCTACGGTGCGCACTACGCTGAGGACATCGGCCAGGCGCAGGGCTACGGCTGGACCATCGACGGCGCGACCTTCGACTGGAAGACCCTGATCGCCAACAAGGATCGCGAGATTCAGCGCCTGAACGGCATCTATCGCAGCATCCTGGTGGACAGCGGCGTGACCCTGCTGCAGGCGCGTGCGCAACTGGTCGATGCACATACCGTCGAAGTCGAAGGCAAGCGCTACAGCGCCGAACATATCCTGATCGCTACCGGCGGCTGGCCGCACGTGCCGGAAATCCCGGGCCGCGAGCACGCCATCACCTCCAACGAAGCCTTCTATCTGGACGCCTTGCCGCGGCGGGTCCTGGTGGTTGGCGGCGGTTATATCGCGGTGGAGTTCGCCTCGATCTTCCATGGCTGCGGCGCCGACACCAAGCTGCTCTACCGTGGCGAGCTGTTCCTGCGTGGTTTCGATGGCTCGCTGCGCGACCATCTGAAGGACGAGATGATCAAGAAGGGCGTGGACCTGCAGTTCAACGCCGACGTCGTCCATATCGACAAGCTTGCCGACGGCAGCCTGCTTGCCACCCTGGAAGACGGCCGCACCCTGGAAGCGGACTGCATCTTCTATGCAACCGGCCGCCGGCCGATGATCGACGGCCTGGGGCTCGAAGCGGCCGGCGTGGCACTGGATGCCCGTGGCTTCATTGCGGTGGATGACGAGTACCGCACCTCGGTGCCTTCGATTCTGGCGATCGGAGACGTGATCGGTCGCGTCCAGCTGACGCCCGTTGCGCTGGCCGAAGGCATGGCGGTGGCGCGGCGCCTGTTCAAACCGGAGCAGTATCGCAAGGTCGACTACTCGACCATCCCTACAGCGGTGTTCAGCCTGCCTAACATGGCAACCGTCGGGCTGACCGAGGAGCAGGCGCGGGAGCAGGGCTACAAGGTCACGCTCTTCGAAAGTCGCTTCCGTCCCATGAAGCTGACCATGACCGACAGCCTCGAACGAAGCCTGATGAAGCTGGTAGTGGATGCGCATACCGACCGCGTGCTGGGCTGCCATATGGCCGGGCCGGACGCCGGCGAAATCATGCAGGGGCTGGCCGTGGCGCTGAAGGCCGGGGCGACCAAGCAGGTCTTCGACGAGACCCTGGGCATCCACCCGACGGCGGCCGAAGAGTTCGTCACCATGCGCACGCCCGCCGCTATCTGA
- a CDS encoding copper chaperone PCu(A)C, which yields MLLRLLAAGAFTMLCMPAFAQDHHDHHAAAPAVAGELAVSQAWSRAMPPSAPTGAVYFVLENRGEHSQRLIGAQTPRAEKTELHTHVHQGDMMKMQQIDSVEVPAAGKVEFKPGGNHVMLFGLKQPLVAGESFPVTLQFESGSEITTEVSIEVDAPASGNTATGHHH from the coding sequence ATGCTGCTTCGCTTACTGGCCGCAGGCGCTTTCACCATGCTTTGCATGCCTGCCTTCGCGCAGGACCACCACGATCATCACGCAGCAGCACCCGCAGTCGCCGGGGAGCTGGCTGTCAGCCAGGCCTGGTCGCGCGCGATGCCGCCGAGTGCGCCCACCGGTGCGGTGTATTTCGTTCTGGAAAATCGTGGCGAGCATTCGCAGCGACTGATCGGTGCGCAGACGCCGCGCGCGGAAAAGACCGAGCTGCATACCCATGTGCATCAGGGCGACATGATGAAGATGCAGCAGATCGATTCGGTGGAGGTGCCGGCGGCGGGCAAGGTGGAATTCAAACCGGGAGGCAATCACGTGATGCTTTTCGGCCTCAAGCAGCCACTGGTGGCCGGAGAAAGTTTTCCGGTCACCCTGCAGTTCGAAAGCGGTAGCGAGATCACCACCGAAGTGAGCATCGAGGTCGATGCGCCGGCATCCGGGAATACCGCAACCGGCCATCATCACTGA
- a CDS encoding ribose-phosphate diphosphokinase, whose product MNTRPPLLFALHGTQEYAARVARHMALELAELEERAFEDGEHKTRALTSVESRNAVVFHALYGDDERSVNDKLCRLLFFCGALKDAGARHVEVVAPYLCYARKERRTQFQDPIITRYVAALFEACRVDRLTTFEVHNLAAFDNAFRIPTRHIESAELFAAHFTQLPGDVDLVAVSPDAGGAKRAESFRRALERHIGRAVGSAYMEKYRSNDIVTGTMLVGDVHERIAIIVDDLISTGGTLLRAGEACRKAGARQVHAAAAHGLFTGGPEILESPVFDQLVITDTVPPFRLPSELVSRRLTVLDSSAMVAAALKSEYG is encoded by the coding sequence ATGAACACCCGCCCTCCTCTGTTGTTCGCGCTGCATGGCACCCAGGAATATGCCGCTCGTGTCGCCCGACACATGGCGCTCGAGCTGGCCGAACTCGAAGAGCGCGCCTTCGAAGACGGCGAGCACAAGACCCGCGCCCTGACGTCTGTGGAAAGCCGCAACGCCGTCGTCTTCCATGCGTTGTACGGCGATGACGAGCGCAGCGTGAACGACAAGCTCTGCCGCCTGTTGTTCTTCTGCGGCGCCCTGAAGGACGCCGGTGCCCGCCACGTTGAGGTGGTCGCACCCTATCTCTGCTATGCACGCAAGGAGCGTCGTACCCAGTTCCAGGACCCGATCATCACCCGCTACGTGGCGGCGCTGTTCGAGGCCTGTCGGGTGGATCGCCTGACGACCTTCGAGGTGCACAACCTGGCTGCGTTCGACAATGCGTTCCGCATCCCCACGCGGCATATCGAGAGCGCCGAGCTGTTCGCCGCGCACTTTACGCAGCTGCCTGGTGATGTCGATCTGGTAGCGGTCTCGCCCGATGCCGGCGGCGCCAAGCGTGCGGAATCCTTTCGCCGGGCGCTGGAGCGGCATATCGGGCGCGCGGTTGGCAGCGCCTACATGGAGAAGTACCGCAGCAACGACATCGTGACCGGAACGATGCTGGTCGGCGACGTTCACGAGCGGATCGCGATCATCGTCGATGATCTGATCAGCACCGGCGGCACTCTGTTACGCGCCGGCGAGGCCTGCCGCAAGGCCGGCGCGCGGCAGGTCCACGCAGCGGCGGCCCACGGCCTGTTCACCGGCGGGCCGGAAATCCTGGAGAGCCCGGTATTCGACCAGTTGGTGATCACCGACACCGTTCCGCCGTTCCGTCTTCCCTCTGAGCTGGTCAGCCGGCGCCTCACGGTGCTCGACTCAAGCGCTATGGTCGCCGCCGCGCTGAAGAGCGAGTACGGTTGA
- a CDS encoding phosphotransferase, translated as MSGQHEVIGFLSRADSYGCPGGTVERIETHGSLIFLCGERVYKLKREIAYASLDFLTLEKRERACHAELRLNRRTAPGLYLRVSAITRDRAGVLAFDADGEVLDWGVVMRRFPQSALFDHMALAGELTTSLMQTLGVEIARFHAGAERTPAFGGSAGIRRSIETNHQELRRQCALLDGNAVQALYRDQLALLDQLSAELDRRRRDGCVRRCHGDMRLANICLFEGRPTLFDGIEFSDEIACIDVLHDLAFVLMDLQHHQLADLAPTVLRAYLDESGEAEKCAPLPLFLSVRAATRSFTLAGSAQRQATAEAAQAKAEQARALLRQSRLYLLDHQALGLGYLQLASTRPRPSRSHP; from the coding sequence ATGAGCGGTCAGCACGAGGTCATCGGCTTTCTTTCCCGCGCTGACAGCTACGGCTGCCCGGGCGGTACGGTCGAGCGTATCGAGACCCATGGCTCGCTGATCTTTCTGTGTGGCGAACGCGTCTACAAGCTCAAGCGCGAGATCGCCTATGCGTCGCTGGATTTTCTCACGCTGGAAAAGCGCGAGCGCGCCTGCCATGCCGAGCTGCGGCTGAACCGGCGCACGGCACCTGGCCTTTACCTCAGGGTGAGCGCGATCACCCGGGATCGCGCTGGCGTGCTGGCCTTCGACGCGGACGGCGAGGTGCTGGATTGGGGCGTGGTGATGCGCCGCTTTCCGCAGTCCGCATTGTTCGATCACATGGCCCTGGCCGGCGAGCTGACGACCTCGCTGATGCAGACCTTGGGCGTCGAGATCGCTCGTTTTCATGCCGGTGCCGAGCGAACGCCGGCCTTTGGTGGCAGCGCTGGCATACGCCGATCCATCGAGACCAATCATCAGGAGCTGCGCCGCCAGTGCGCATTGCTCGATGGAAACGCGGTGCAGGCACTCTACCGGGACCAGTTGGCCCTGCTCGATCAGCTGTCGGCAGAGCTGGACCGGCGGCGCCGCGATGGATGCGTGCGGCGCTGCCATGGCGATATGCGATTGGCGAACATCTGCCTGTTCGAAGGGCGGCCTACCCTGTTCGACGGCATCGAGTTCAGCGACGAGATTGCCTGTATCGATGTCCTGCATGACCTCGCCTTCGTGCTGATGGATCTGCAGCACCACCAGTTGGCTGATCTGGCGCCGACTGTTTTGCGAGCCTATCTGGATGAGAGTGGCGAGGCCGAAAAGTGTGCACCGTTGCCGCTGTTCCTATCGGTTCGCGCGGCGACTCGCAGCTTCACCCTGGCCGGCAGCGCCCAGCGCCAGGCCACAGCCGAAGCTGCCCAGGCCAAGGCTGAACAGGCACGTGCGTTGCTGCGACAGTCACGCCTCTATCTGCTCGATCACCAGGCACTGGGCCTGGGCTACCTGCAGCTCGCGTCCACTCGTCCCCGTCCAAGCAGGAGTCATCCATGA
- a CDS encoding helix-turn-helix domain-containing protein — translation MSRRIPNYALYGQAALPAWQDLLHLEWISDRGDMHQREIRPHQHDALLQVVYVRNGQGEVSLENSRMAFHAPCLILLPQRTVHAFRYSAETDGPVITAAQRPLESMARILSSDLLAMMQRPVVIPLPWIADGTEPIWPLIQLIQNEAQGQERDNVAAGHALLIALLVQITRLNQPTLTARPANGRRSALLGQFRELIDQHFKQHWPLALYAEALGITPATLGRACREELGESPTAVINERIVREAQRQLAYTALDIQQIAHDLGYADAAYFSRFFRKQAGLKPSEFRAAFRGRA, via the coding sequence ATGAGCAGACGCATTCCCAATTACGCGCTTTACGGCCAGGCCGCGTTGCCGGCGTGGCAGGATTTGCTGCATCTGGAGTGGATCAGTGACCGCGGCGACATGCATCAGCGCGAAATCCGGCCCCATCAGCACGATGCGTTGCTGCAGGTCGTCTACGTGCGCAACGGCCAGGGCGAGGTATCGCTGGAGAACAGTCGCATGGCTTTCCATGCGCCGTGCCTGATCCTGCTGCCGCAACGCACCGTGCATGCGTTTCGCTATAGCGCGGAGACCGATGGTCCGGTCATCACGGCAGCGCAACGGCCGCTGGAGTCCATGGCACGTATTCTCTCCAGCGATCTGCTGGCAATGATGCAGCGTCCGGTGGTGATTCCCTTGCCTTGGATTGCGGATGGCACGGAACCCATCTGGCCACTGATTCAGCTGATTCAGAACGAAGCGCAAGGCCAGGAACGCGACAACGTGGCGGCCGGCCATGCCTTGCTGATCGCCTTGCTGGTACAGATCACACGGCTCAATCAGCCGACCCTGACCGCAAGGCCGGCCAACGGCAGACGCTCGGCATTGCTCGGTCAATTCCGCGAACTGATCGATCAGCACTTCAAGCAGCATTGGCCGCTCGCGCTGTATGCCGAAGCGCTGGGCATCACGCCGGCCACGCTGGGCAGAGCCTGCCGCGAAGAACTCGGCGAATCGCCGACAGCCGTCATCAACGAACGCATCGTGCGCGAAGCACAACGACAGCTTGCATATACCGCATTGGACATCCAGCAGATCGCCCATGACCTGGGCTACGCCGACGCTGCGTATTTCAGCCGATTCTTCAGAAAGCAGGCTGGCCTCAAACCCAGCGAATTTCGCGCAGCATTCCGCGGACGAGCGTGA